The following coding sequences lie in one Nitratireductor mangrovi genomic window:
- a CDS encoding putative bifunctional diguanylate cyclase/phosphodiesterase: protein MNGPMLGADASGDHGDLAYTDPLTGLGNNRRFTTKIKRLIGERADDPAPFAIGIIDLDGFKPINDLFGRAAGDEILMQVALRLHAAMDRHSTVARIGADEFAFLFPMTFSEAAVAEQARMLIEILSAPYDLGERSARLSASVGCSLYYIGNETAEDLIRKAETALYHAKRSGRGRVVVYTQEMEEAAKRMTRIEQALRRAVSAEEVEPHFQPIVEMTTKKVIGFEALARWTDKDLGFVSPGLFIPIAEERGIISALSQLLLRKATRAAQDWPDELFLAFNLSPSQLVDQNTAEQILSILRRAEFEPRRLEVEITETGMMSDPASAEKIVQDLRAEGVRIALDDFGTGQSSLGRLREFHFDKLKIDQAFVASMFEDRSSEHIIRAILAMCEGLNMEVVAEGIETQEQAARLSEIGCRGGQGYFFGRPVDAAATLRYLGTSASTPPIARFG, encoded by the coding sequence ATGAACGGGCCGATGCTTGGCGCAGACGCGAGTGGGGACCACGGCGACCTGGCATACACCGACCCTCTGACCGGGCTCGGTAACAACAGGCGCTTCACGACCAAGATCAAGAGGTTGATCGGCGAACGCGCCGACGACCCGGCTCCGTTCGCCATCGGTATCATCGACCTCGACGGCTTCAAGCCGATCAACGACCTGTTCGGGCGCGCCGCCGGCGATGAAATCCTGATGCAGGTAGCCTTGCGCCTGCATGCGGCAATGGACCGGCACTCGACGGTGGCCCGGATCGGCGCCGACGAATTCGCGTTCCTGTTTCCGATGACCTTCAGCGAGGCCGCGGTCGCCGAGCAGGCGCGCATGCTGATCGAGATCCTCTCGGCACCCTATGATCTCGGTGAGCGCAGCGCCAGACTTTCGGCCTCGGTCGGCTGCTCGCTCTACTATATCGGTAACGAGACGGCGGAAGACCTGATCCGCAAGGCCGAAACCGCACTCTATCACGCCAAGCGCAGCGGCCGCGGCCGCGTGGTCGTCTACACCCAGGAGATGGAGGAGGCGGCGAAGCGAATGACGCGCATCGAGCAGGCGTTGCGCCGCGCGGTCTCCGCGGAAGAAGTCGAGCCGCATTTCCAGCCGATCGTCGAGATGACGACGAAGAAGGTGATCGGTTTCGAGGCGCTGGCGCGCTGGACCGACAAGGATCTCGGTTTCGTTTCGCCCGGCCTCTTCATCCCGATCGCCGAGGAGCGCGGGATCATCAGCGCACTGTCGCAACTGCTGCTGCGCAAGGCCACGCGGGCGGCACAGGACTGGCCGGACGAACTCTTCCTGGCGTTCAACCTGTCGCCGTCGCAGCTCGTCGACCAGAACACCGCCGAGCAGATCCTATCGATCCTGCGGCGCGCCGAGTTCGAGCCCAGGCGGCTCGAGGTGGAGATCACCGAAACCGGTATGATGAGCGACCCGGCCTCGGCGGAAAAGATCGTCCAGGACCTGCGCGCCGAGGGCGTCCGCATCGCGCTCGACGATTTCGGCACCGGCCAGTCGAGCCTGGGCCGACTGCGCGAGTTCCACTTCGACAAGCTGAAGATCGACCAGGCCTTCGTCGCCTCCATGTTCGAGGACCGGTCGTCCGAGCACATCATCCGGGCCATCCTGGCGATGTGCGAGGGCCTCAACATGGAAGTCGTCGCCGAGGGCATCGAAACCCAGGAACAGGCGGCCCGCCTCAGCGAAATCGGCTGCCGCGGCGGCCAGGGCTATTTCTTCGGCCGACCGGTCGACGCCGCGGCCACGCTGCGCTACCTCGGGACCAGCGCGAGCACGCCGCCAATCGCACGCTTCGGCTGA
- the gshB gene encoding glutathione synthase yields the protein MPLTVALQMDHVSTISIAGDTSFALALEAARRGHTLFHYTPDRLSMRGSEVYAWAEPLEVRDVAGSHFTLGGPRKLDLAGVDVVLLRQDPPFDMNYITTTHILERIHPKTLVVNDPAWVRNSPEKIFVTEFPDLMPETLITKDPREVDAFRKDHGDIIVKPLYGNGGAGIFHLHEADRNLASLLEMFAQMFREPFIVQRYLKEVRAGDKRIILIDGEPVGAINRVPAEHDSRSNMHVGGRAEHADLTEREREICARIGPALKERGFLLVGIDVIGGLLTEINVTSPTGVREVKRFGGADIAALFWDAVEARRG from the coding sequence ATGCCGCTGACTGTCGCATTGCAGATGGACCATGTCTCGACAATCTCGATAGCCGGGGACACGTCGTTCGCGCTCGCCCTTGAAGCCGCGCGACGCGGACACACATTGTTCCACTACACGCCGGACCGGCTGTCGATGCGCGGCAGCGAGGTCTATGCCTGGGCCGAGCCGCTTGAGGTGCGCGACGTCGCCGGTTCGCACTTCACTCTGGGTGGGCCGCGAAAGCTCGATCTTGCCGGCGTCGACGTGGTGCTCCTGCGCCAGGATCCGCCCTTCGATATGAACTACATCACCACCACCCACATTCTGGAGCGCATCCACCCGAAGACCCTGGTGGTGAACGACCCGGCCTGGGTCAGGAACAGTCCGGAGAAGATCTTCGTTACCGAGTTCCCCGACCTGATGCCCGAGACCTTGATCACCAAGGATCCGCGCGAGGTCGACGCCTTTCGCAAGGACCATGGCGACATCATCGTCAAGCCGCTCTACGGCAATGGCGGCGCCGGCATCTTTCATCTGCACGAGGCCGACCGCAACCTCGCCTCGCTGCTCGAGATGTTCGCGCAGATGTTCCGCGAGCCCTTCATCGTTCAGCGTTACCTGAAGGAGGTGCGCGCCGGCGACAAGCGCATCATCCTGATCGACGGCGAGCCGGTCGGCGCCATAAACCGCGTGCCGGCCGAGCACGATTCGCGCTCCAACATGCATGTCGGAGGCCGCGCCGAGCATGCCGATCTGACCGAACGCGAGCGCGAGATCTGTGCCCGCATCGGTCCGGCGCTGAAGGAACGCGGCTTCCTTCTGGTCGGCATTGACGTCATCGGCGGACTGCTGACCGAAATCAACGTCACCTCGCCGACCGGCGTGCGCGAGGTGAAACGTTTCGGCGGCGCCGACATTGCCGCCCTGTTCTGGGACGCGGTCGAAGCCAGGCGTGGCTGA